A stretch of Syntrophaceae bacterium DNA encodes these proteins:
- the dnaB gene encoding replicative DNA helicase, with product MKDIDASLHRIPPQNLEAEQSILGGILLDNHALNPVLEVLDFKDFYSEAHRRIFKAIVELSDRNDPVDLITLSNLLKEKKQLDPVGGTAYLASLVDNVPSAANVAFHARIVKEKAILRGLIGTATEILGKSYDASADVDQVLDEAEHAIFEISERKIRPTFWPFKTIIKESIRTIEKLYERKELVTGVPTGFERIDELTSGLQKSDLIIVAGRPSMGKTAFALNIARNAATLSGVPVAVFSLEMSKEQLALRMLASEAKVDSQRIRKGFLGETDWPKLIAAAGQLSEALIFIDDTPALSVLEMKAKARRLKAENGLGLVILDYLQLMKGGGSRDSREQEISEISRSLKALAKELSVPVIALSQLNRKVEDRTNRRPQMADLRESGAIEQDADVIAFIYRDEVYNRTEDNPEKGIAEIIIGKQRNGPTGTVKLAFLEKYTCFENLARSEGAV from the coding sequence ATGAAAGACATTGACGCCTCCCTGCATCGGATTCCTCCCCAGAACCTGGAAGCGGAGCAATCCATTCTCGGAGGGATTCTCCTGGATAATCATGCCCTCAACCCGGTGCTCGAGGTTCTGGACTTCAAGGATTTCTACAGCGAGGCCCACCGGAGGATCTTCAAGGCGATCGTGGAGCTGTCGGACCGCAACGACCCGGTCGACCTGATCACGCTGAGCAATCTGCTCAAGGAAAAGAAACAGCTCGATCCGGTCGGGGGAACGGCATATCTCGCCTCTCTCGTGGACAATGTGCCCTCGGCCGCCAATGTCGCTTTTCACGCCCGGATCGTCAAGGAAAAGGCCATCCTTCGAGGGCTGATCGGGACCGCCACCGAAATCCTGGGCAAGAGCTATGACGCCTCGGCGGACGTCGACCAGGTCCTCGACGAGGCGGAACACGCCATCTTCGAAATCTCGGAGAGGAAAATCAGACCCACCTTCTGGCCGTTCAAAACCATCATCAAGGAAAGCATCCGGACCATTGAGAAGCTTTACGAGCGCAAGGAACTGGTTACGGGCGTTCCGACGGGCTTCGAGAGGATCGACGAGCTGACCTCGGGTTTGCAGAAATCGGACCTGATTATTGTTGCCGGGCGCCCCAGCATGGGCAAGACGGCCTTCGCCCTCAACATCGCCCGCAACGCCGCCACCCTGTCCGGGGTGCCCGTGGCGGTGTTTTCCCTGGAGATGTCCAAAGAGCAGCTGGCGCTCCGGATGCTGGCGTCCGAAGCCAAGGTCGATTCGCAAAGGATCCGCAAGGGATTCCTGGGGGAAACGGATTGGCCGAAGCTCATCGCAGCTGCAGGTCAATTGTCGGAAGCGCTGATCTTTATCGATGACACACCCGCCCTGAGCGTTCTGGAGATGAAGGCCAAGGCGCGGCGGCTCAAGGCGGAAAACGGCCTGGGGCTTGTGATCCTGGATTACCTTCAGCTCATGAAAGGCGGCGGATCCAGGGATTCGCGGGAGCAGGAGATCTCGGAGATCAGCCGTTCCCTCAAGGCCCTGGCCAAGGAACTCTCCGTGCCCGTTATCGCGCTGTCCCAGCTGAATCGAAAGGTGGAAGACCGGACGAATCGCCGGCCCCAGATGGCTGACCTGCGGGAGTCCGGAGCGATCGAGCAGGATGCCGATGTGATTGCCTTCATCTACCGTGACGAGGTGTATAACCGGACGGAAGACAATCCCGAGAAGGGCATTGCGGAGATCATTATCGGCAAGCAGCGGAACGGCCCCACCGGGACCGTGAAGCTGGCCTTCCTGGAAAAATACACCTGCTTCGAGAATCTGGCCCGCTCCGAAGGGGCTGTATGA
- a CDS encoding 50S ribosomal protein L9 has protein sequence MKVILKENVDSLGKVGETVKVSDGYARNFLIPKGLAVEASSKNAKSVEDERRRILQKAEKDRRKAQSMADRLAGVTFVVRRRVGEQEKLFGSVNTKDIEQCAVDMGVELERKWILLEEPIRELGTFPVKIRLPGGVNAEITVSVEAEMES, from the coding sequence ATGAAGGTGATTCTGAAGGAGAATGTGGATTCCCTGGGCAAGGTCGGGGAAACAGTCAAGGTATCCGACGGATATGCCAGGAACTTCCTGATTCCCAAAGGACTTGCCGTGGAGGCGAGTTCGAAGAACGCGAAATCGGTCGAAGACGAGCGGCGGCGCATCCTGCAGAAAGCAGAGAAGGATCGCCGGAAGGCCCAATCCATGGCGGATCGCCTGGCCGGCGTTACGTTTGTCGTTCGGCGCCGGGTGGGCGAGCAGGAGAAGCTGTTCGGTTCTGTGAACACGAAGGACATCGAGCAGTGCGCCGTTGACATGGGGGTGGAGCTGGAGCGGAAATGGATCCTCCTGGAGGAGCCCATCCGGGAACTGGGAACATTTCCGGTCAAGATCAGGCTCCCCGGAGGAGTGAACGCTGAAATCACCGTTTCCGTCGAGGCGGAAATGGAATCCTGA
- a CDS encoding YybS family protein: MFAGFLWTTLVYLAAFFLPFAGSFLIPLMPLPVLYHYLLKGRRQGLIILALSWSIVFGALLLAGAESSMPLFLLTGLAGVVLGELLGRSLSLEKVVLYPVLVFFTTGCLVFIVHGLLTGQAPFAVLEAYVAAGIQDNLRVYGMLSLSPEQIQDIRDQLPELIRFFSSVVPAFAIVMATLVLWLNVLAGGFLIRQQGGAYPDFGDLTLWKAPERTVWFLIAAGGALLVPADPVRQVGLNVLILCLFVYLFQGLAIAACFFERKRIPLFFRYLFYGLVFAQQYVALTLAVLGLLDLWADLRKYIGERGGPS, encoded by the coding sequence TTGTTTGCAGGTTTTCTCTGGACCACGCTGGTCTATCTCGCCGCCTTTTTCCTGCCCTTTGCCGGATCGTTCCTGATCCCCCTGATGCCCCTGCCCGTCTTGTACCACTATCTGCTGAAGGGCCGGAGGCAGGGCCTGATCATCCTGGCCCTGTCGTGGAGTATCGTATTCGGCGCACTGCTGTTGGCGGGTGCGGAATCGTCGATGCCCCTTTTCCTTCTGACGGGCCTGGCTGGCGTTGTCCTGGGAGAGCTCCTGGGAAGAAGCCTCTCCCTTGAGAAGGTTGTCCTTTATCCGGTCCTGGTTTTCTTCACGACGGGCTGTCTTGTTTTTATCGTTCATGGCCTTCTGACGGGCCAGGCGCCGTTTGCTGTTCTGGAAGCCTATGTAGCCGCAGGTATTCAAGATAACCTCCGGGTTTACGGGATGCTGAGCCTGTCCCCGGAGCAGATCCAGGACATCCGGGATCAACTGCCGGAACTCATCCGCTTCTTCTCCTCCGTTGTTCCGGCTTTTGCCATCGTAATGGCGACCCTCGTTCTCTGGCTCAATGTCCTGGCCGGCGGTTTTCTGATCCGGCAGCAGGGGGGAGCGTATCCCGATTTCGGCGATCTGACTCTCTGGAAGGCCCCGGAACGGACCGTGTGGTTTCTGATCGCCGCCGGTGGAGCATTGCTGGTGCCGGCCGATCCGGTCCGACAGGTCGGGCTGAACGTTCTGATTCTATGCCTGTTCGTCTACCTGTTTCAGGGGTTGGCCATCGCTGCCTGTTTTTTTGAGCGGAAGAGGATTCCACTGTTTTTCCGCTATCTTTTTTACGGGCTGGTTTTTGCCCAGCAGTATGTGGCCCTGACCCTGGCGGTCCTGGGGCTGCTCGACCTGTGGGCGGACCTGCGAAAATACATCGGCGAACGGGGTGGTCCTTCGTGA
- a CDS encoding 30S ribosomal protein S18: protein MAHPSSGSRPSRPHKKFFHRRKFCRFCTDSNIQIDYKNPSILRDFVTERGKIMPRRITGNCAGHQRELTVAIKRARTLALLPFAVREG from the coding sequence ATGGCACATCCATCATCCGGAAGCCGGCCGTCCAGGCCGCACAAGAAGTTTTTCCACCGGCGCAAATTCTGCCGCTTCTGTACGGACTCCAATATTCAGATCGATTACAAGAATCCCTCCATCCTGCGGGACTTTGTCACCGAGCGGGGCAAGATCATGCCCAGAAGAATCACCGGGAACTGCGCCGGCCACCAGCGTGAGCTTACCGTGGCCATCAAGCGGGCCCGGACGCTGGCTCTCCTCCCGTTTGCGGTTCGAGAGGGCTGA
- the rpsF gene encoding 30S ribosomal protein S6, translating to MKLRRYETVFIIHPDLNDEEATVLTDRYCDIIAAYKGVLVKVDRWGKRKLAYLIRKQSKGTYVLLDYAGSSAVVSEMERNFKIDDHVLKYMTILKNENVSLKDLEKEVAQSKEKAADSTGESSGAPSETRAPLTVVSPASSQAQPAAQPTAQPAAPPAAKDQGGE from the coding sequence ATGAAATTGAGGAGATATGAGACAGTTTTCATCATCCATCCGGACCTGAACGACGAGGAAGCAACCGTGCTGACGGATCGCTATTGCGATATCATCGCGGCCTACAAGGGTGTTCTGGTCAAGGTGGACCGTTGGGGAAAGCGCAAGCTTGCGTACCTGATTCGCAAGCAGTCCAAAGGGACTTACGTCCTCCTGGATTATGCCGGGTCGAGTGCCGTCGTTTCCGAAATGGAGCGGAACTTCAAGATCGACGATCATGTCCTGAAATACATGACGATCCTGAAGAACGAGAACGTCAGCCTGAAGGATCTGGAGAAGGAAGTTGCCCAGAGCAAGGAAAAGGCTGCGGATTCGACAGGGGAATCGTCGGGGGCTCCTTCCGAGACAAGGGCTCCGCTGACGGTCGTTTCACCGGCATCATCGCAGGCTCAACCGGCGGCTCAGCCTACAGCTCAGCCTGCAGCTCCGCCGGCAGCCAAGGATCAGGGGGGGGAGTAA